Proteins encoded in a region of the Bubalus bubalis isolate 160015118507 breed Murrah chromosome 9, NDDB_SH_1, whole genome shotgun sequence genome:
- the SNAPC2 gene encoding snRNA-activating protein complex subunit 2, translating to MKPPQRRRAIPRRYLVEVTGPAAWRASEKRQLLRLLQARQGQPELDAAELARELPGRSNTEIQDFLQQLKGRVAREAIQRIHPGGPKGPRRWETQTPAPIEVWMDLAEKITGPLEEALTVAFSQVLAIAATEPVSLLHSVPSKPTQACGKPLLLSTPGGQEDLGPEASSPAPEAPRGREVPGSAPKTPGPAPEASSESLAGQSAERDFSVDFEKIYTYLSSVFRGGQGPELSAAESAVVLDLLMALPEELSRLPCATLVQHMSGMYRHLTAPQRDLASGGLASGTEDSGAGSRGQEETGQASPQAPENAGSSQPISSWQAAGVCPLNPFLVPLELLGQVAR from the exons ATGAAGCCACCGCAGCGGCGGCGAGCGATCCCGAGGCGCTATCTGGTGGAGGTGACTGGCCCCGCGGCCTGGAGGGCCAGCGAGAAGCGGCAGCTGTTACGACTACTGCAGGCGCGACAAGGCCAACCAGAGCTGGACGCCGCCGAGCTGGCCCGAGAGTTACCGGGCCGAAGCAATACGGAG ATCCAGGACTTTCTCCAGCAGCTCAAGGGCCGAGTGGCCCGGGAGGCCATTCAGAGGATACATCCAGGTGGCCCAAAGGGACCAAGGCGCTGGGAAACACAGACCCCAGCTCCCATCGAG GTGTGGATGGATCTGGCTGAGAAGATAACAGGCCCACTGGAGGAGGCGCTTACTGTGGCTTTCTCACAG GTGCTCGCCATCGCTGCCACGGAGCCCGTCAGCCTCCTGCACTCAGTGCCCTCCAAGCCCACGCAGGCTTGTGGAAAGCCACTGCTCCTCAGCACCCCTGGAGGACAGGAGGACCTGGGTCCTGAGGCTTCCAGCCCCGCCCCCGAGGCCCCCAGAGGGCGTGAGGTTCCTGGCTCTGCTCCCAAGACGCCAGGCCCTGCTCCTGAGGCATCCTCCGAGTCCCTGGCTGGCCAGTCTGCTGAGAGAGACTTTTCTGTGGACTTCGAAAAGATCTACACGTACCTATCATCCGTCTTCCGCGGTGGCCAGGGCCCTGAGCTTTCCGCAGCTG AGTCCGCTGTGGTCCTTGACCTGCTCATGGCGCTTCCTGAGGAGTTGTCCCGTCTGCCCTGCGCCACCCTGGTTCAACACATGTCGGGTATGTACCGACATCTGACGGCCCCCCAGCGCGACCTTGCCAGTGGGGGCCTGGCGTCGGGAACTGAGGATAGCGGGGCAGGTTCCAGGGGTCAGGAGGAGACTGGCCAGGCCAGCCCTCAGGCCCCTGAGAATGCTGGCTCCAGCCAGCCCATATCCTCTTGGCAAGCGGCTGGGGTGTGCCCCCTGAACCCGTTCCTGGTACCCTTGGAGCTTCTGGGCCAGGTGGCAAGGTAG
- the TIMM44 gene encoding mitochondrial import inner membrane translocase subunit TIM44 isoform X1: protein MVTVALHGEAVARKRQKTVTVTARLNMLRPQPGALSVSLPNPLKGRERCVGSGVHLMSSHNLVPLPHGSYQLPRPNGELTLSKSYSSGSRKGFLSGLLDNIKQELAKNKEMKESIKKFRDEAKKLEESDALQEARRKYRTIESETLRTSEVIRKKLGEITGTVKESLDEVSKSDLGRKIKEGVEEAAKTAKQSAESVSKSGERLGRTAAFKALSQGVESVKKEIDESVLGQTGPYRRPERLRKRKEFAGEKFKEEKVFEANEEALGVVLHKDSKWYQQWKDFRDNNVVFNRFFEMKMKYDESDNAFIRASRVLTDKVTDLLGGLFSKTEMSEVLTEILRVDPAFDKDRFLQQCENDIIPNVLEAMISGELDILKDWCYEATYSQLAHPIQQAKALGLQFHSRILDIDNIDLAMGKMMEQGPVLIITFQAQMVMVIKNPKGEVVEGDPDKVLRMLYVWALCRDQDELNPYAAWRLLDISASSTEQVL, encoded by the exons CTTCGTCCGCAACCGGGAGCACTTTCCGTCTCTCTTCCTAATCCTCTGAAAGGACGGGAG AGATGTGTTGGCAGCGGAGTCCATCTAATGTCCAGCCACAATCTAGTGCCACTGCCCCATGGTTCCTACCAGCTGCCCCGGCCAAATGGAGAGCTGACCCTG TCCAAATCCTATTCCTCTGGAAGCAGAAAAGGCTTTCTCTCTGGCTTGCTCGATAACATCAAACAGGAATtagccaaaaacaaagaaatgaaagaaagtataaaaaagtTCCGAGATGAGGCCAAGAAGCTGGAAGAGTCAGATGCACTCCAGGAAGCCAGGAGGAAATAC AGAACCATTGAATCGGAAACCCTGCGAACAAGCGAGGTGATCAGGAAGAAGCTGGGGGAGATCACAGGCACTGTCAAGGAG AGTCTTGACGAAGTCAGTAAAAGTGACCTTGGCCGGAAAATCAAGGAAGGTGTGGAAGAAGCAGCCAAGACCGCCAAGCAGTCTGCCGAGTCAGTGTCCAAAAGCGGGGAGAGGCTTGGCCGGACTGCTGCCTTCAAAGCCCTCTCCCAG GGCGTGGAGTCTGTCAAGAAGGAGATCGACGAGAGTGTCCTGGGACAGACCGGGCCCTATCGGCGACCTGAGCGGCTCCGGAAAAGGAAGGAGTTTGCTGGAGAGAAATTCAAGGAAGAGAAAGTGTTTGAGGCCAATGA AGAGGCGCTGGGGGTCGTGCTGCACAAGGATTCCAAGTGGTACCAGCAGTGGAAGGACTTCAGGGACAACAATGTGGTATTCAATC GGTTCTTTGAGATGAAGATGAAGTATGACGAGAGCGACAACGCCTTCATCCGGGCATCCCGTGTGCTGACAGACAAGGTCACGGACTTGCTGG GGGGCCTGTTCTCGAAGACAGAGATGTCAGAGGTGCTCACAGAGATCCTGCGTGTGGACCCCGCCTTTGACAAGGACCGCTTCCTGCAGCAGTGCGAGAACGACATCATCCCCAACGTCCTGGAG GCCATGATTTCTGGGGAACTCGACATTCTCAAAGACTGGTGCTATGAAGCT ACCTACAGCCAACTGGCCCACCCAATCCAGCAGGCCAAGGCTCTGGGCCTCCAGTTCCACTCCCGCATCCTGGACATTGACAACATCGAT CTAGCCATGGGCAAGATGATGGAGCAGGGGCCAGTGCTGATCATCACCTTCCAGGCCCAGATGGTGATGGTGATCAAGAACCCCAAAGGCGAGGTGGTCGAGGGTGACCCG GACAAGGTACTGCGAATGCTGTATGTGTGGGCTCTCTGCCGAGACCAGGACGAGCTGAACCCCTATGCGGCCTGGCGGCTCCTGGACATCTCAGCCTCCAGCACAGAGCAGGTCCTCTGA
- the TIMM44 gene encoding mitochondrial import inner membrane translocase subunit TIM44 isoform X2 — protein sequence MAAAALRAGWCRCPRRCVGSGVHLMSSHNLVPLPHGSYQLPRPNGELTLSKSYSSGSRKGFLSGLLDNIKQELAKNKEMKESIKKFRDEAKKLEESDALQEARRKYRTIESETLRTSEVIRKKLGEITGTVKESLDEVSKSDLGRKIKEGVEEAAKTAKQSAESVSKSGERLGRTAAFKALSQGVESVKKEIDESVLGQTGPYRRPERLRKRKEFAGEKFKEEKVFEANEEALGVVLHKDSKWYQQWKDFRDNNVVFNRFFEMKMKYDESDNAFIRASRVLTDKVTDLLGGLFSKTEMSEVLTEILRVDPAFDKDRFLQQCENDIIPNVLEAMISGELDILKDWCYEATYSQLAHPIQQAKALGLQFHSRILDIDNIDLAMGKMMEQGPVLIITFQAQMVMVIKNPKGEVVEGDPDKVLRMLYVWALCRDQDELNPYAAWRLLDISASSTEQVL from the exons AGATGTGTTGGCAGCGGAGTCCATCTAATGTCCAGCCACAATCTAGTGCCACTGCCCCATGGTTCCTACCAGCTGCCCCGGCCAAATGGAGAGCTGACCCTG TCCAAATCCTATTCCTCTGGAAGCAGAAAAGGCTTTCTCTCTGGCTTGCTCGATAACATCAAACAGGAATtagccaaaaacaaagaaatgaaagaaagtataaaaaagtTCCGAGATGAGGCCAAGAAGCTGGAAGAGTCAGATGCACTCCAGGAAGCCAGGAGGAAATAC AGAACCATTGAATCGGAAACCCTGCGAACAAGCGAGGTGATCAGGAAGAAGCTGGGGGAGATCACAGGCACTGTCAAGGAG AGTCTTGACGAAGTCAGTAAAAGTGACCTTGGCCGGAAAATCAAGGAAGGTGTGGAAGAAGCAGCCAAGACCGCCAAGCAGTCTGCCGAGTCAGTGTCCAAAAGCGGGGAGAGGCTTGGCCGGACTGCTGCCTTCAAAGCCCTCTCCCAG GGCGTGGAGTCTGTCAAGAAGGAGATCGACGAGAGTGTCCTGGGACAGACCGGGCCCTATCGGCGACCTGAGCGGCTCCGGAAAAGGAAGGAGTTTGCTGGAGAGAAATTCAAGGAAGAGAAAGTGTTTGAGGCCAATGA AGAGGCGCTGGGGGTCGTGCTGCACAAGGATTCCAAGTGGTACCAGCAGTGGAAGGACTTCAGGGACAACAATGTGGTATTCAATC GGTTCTTTGAGATGAAGATGAAGTATGACGAGAGCGACAACGCCTTCATCCGGGCATCCCGTGTGCTGACAGACAAGGTCACGGACTTGCTGG GGGGCCTGTTCTCGAAGACAGAGATGTCAGAGGTGCTCACAGAGATCCTGCGTGTGGACCCCGCCTTTGACAAGGACCGCTTCCTGCAGCAGTGCGAGAACGACATCATCCCCAACGTCCTGGAG GCCATGATTTCTGGGGAACTCGACATTCTCAAAGACTGGTGCTATGAAGCT ACCTACAGCCAACTGGCCCACCCAATCCAGCAGGCCAAGGCTCTGGGCCTCCAGTTCCACTCCCGCATCCTGGACATTGACAACATCGAT CTAGCCATGGGCAAGATGATGGAGCAGGGGCCAGTGCTGATCATCACCTTCCAGGCCCAGATGGTGATGGTGATCAAGAACCCCAAAGGCGAGGTGGTCGAGGGTGACCCG GACAAGGTACTGCGAATGCTGTATGTGTGGGCTCTCTGCCGAGACCAGGACGAGCTGAACCCCTATGCGGCCTGGCGGCTCCTGGACATCTCAGCCTCCAGCACAGAGCAGGTCCTCTGA
- the CTXN1 gene encoding cortexin-1, with protein MSATWTLSPEPLPPSTGPPVGAGLDAEQRTVFAFVLCLLVVLVLLMVRCVRILLDPYSRMPASSWTDHKEALERGQFDYALV; from the coding sequence ATGAGCGCGACGTGGACGCTGTCCCCCGAGCCGCTGCCACCGTCTACGGGGCCCCCGGTGGGTGCGGGCCTGGACGCGGAGCAGCGCACCGTGTTCGCCTTCGTGCTGTGCCTGCTCGTGGTGCTGGTGCTGCTGATGGTGCGCTGCGTGCGTATCCTGCTCGACCCCTACAGCCGCATGCCCGCCTCGTCCTGGACCGACCACAAGGAGGCGCTCGAGCGCGGGCAGTTCGACTACGCGCTGGTCTGA